tggaaatgagtcggcttgcctagttccacgataggcgccatcacgacaggggttagttttgggtcgtgacagtcctaATACACTTAACTTGTTTTTCAAACTGATCTTTCACATACATCAGGAAATCATGTAGGACAACACACACATCTTACTTGAGTTTTAAAAGAAAAATCCAAGTCATTATAGAGTAGCCATCCACTAAAGTTAAGAAGTATCTATTACCATTAATAGTTGCAGTATTATAGGGTCCCCATATATCCAAATGTGGTAAGTCAAAGGAAGCTGCACTTTTATTTGTACCACTAGGAAAAGGTAGTCTAGTCAGTCGAGCATATGGACAAACAGAACAGTCTTTTACAACAGAAATACAGCTCTCCTGATTTATTGAAAATAGTTTGTTTAGAACTAAGGAAGACAAATGACCAAGTCTTTTGTGCCATAACTTGAGATCCACATTTGTAGGTGTTCTCTTTGCGAACATATCCTCATTCTGTGTGGCTGCTAGTGATGTTTCTGCAGTATGCTTATTGATAGTTAATAAGCTCCAAGAGGGTAATATGTAAAGACATTTATCTTCTCTACCAATCGCATTCACCCTCCCATTGAAGAGATCCCGAAATATGTAAAATCGGGTATAAAAGGCAACCAAACACTGCAGCTCTTTGGTTACCTTAGATATAGAAATCAAGTTAAACTTGAATTGTGGTATATGAAGCACTTTTTTATAACACTCTTGTCTAAAATAGCACTAGTGCCAACATGCTTAACATATGAAACATCACCATTAGGTAAGAATACCTTCTTAGAGTAAGGAGGATCAACTGTATTAAATGAGGTTAACAGGCTAAGGTCAGAGACCATATGATCAGTTACACCTGTGTCAATAATTCACTCTTGCACATTATCAGTAGCTAAGAATGCAGTACTTATACCTGCAACATTGGCAGTAGATGAGGAGCAGAATGCCTTGTTGAGAAACTGAAGTATTTGATCATACTGATCCCTAGTAAGAGTTAATGGAGCCTGTGGAAGTTCCTGATTCATTAATGCCGATGAAGCTGCAGCATTACCTGCAATATTGCCCTATGTAGTGTGCATGTGAGATGCTCCTGGAATGCATCCTGTAGTCACACACATTTGAGGTGTGGAATTATTTACAACATTGTTAGTTTCAAAAAACACATTATAAGCATTACTGGCAGTGGTGGGTGCTCCCCTTTTCTTCTTGTACTTGTAGTCAGGCGGATAGCCAATGATCTTATTGCAGTTCTCATTGTATATCCCTTAATCTTATAAAACTCACACTGTATGTTATAATTTTTCCTGAATTTCTGACTTCCAGTTGGTTTAGAACTATGAAGTGTTGTAGATTCATAGTAACCAGCATGTACATTAGGTAGAGGACCTAGATTACCAGATGTGGCTGCTACAACTCTTTGATTTTCATCACTAACTAGCATAACATAAGCTTGATTTACATAGGGTACTGGCTTCATCATAAGTATTTGGCTGTGTGCTTGTGAATATGAATCATTCAAGCCCATGAGAAATTGATAAAGTTTCTGTTTGTGCAAATACACAACGAAATCCCTAGACTTAACACAGTCACAATCAGGACTAGGCACTAGTGCCTCAACGTCATCCCAAAGATCTTTACTTGGAATTGTAAACAGAGACAGAGGAGGTACCTTGACTGAGAGTAGCAATTTCTTTGTGCAAAAATTAGCATCGAGTGTCGTTTACCTTATCAAATCGCTCTTGTAGATCCATCCATACTGTATGTGCATTGGTAGCATAAGAGATTCCACTAATTAGGTTTGGAGCAACTGCATTCATTAACCATGAAAGCACAATTGCATTGCACCTTTCCCACTGGTACCAATATTTTTCACGAAATCGTTCCTTTTTCCATCTGCCATCCACAATTCCGAGCTTATTCCGACCGAGCAAAGCAATTCTTATAGATCGATACTACACCGAGAAATTATATGTATCGGTGAGTTGAAAAGAGATGAGAGAAATCTCACTGGTATCTTCAAGAGCGAGATATAGAGGATGAGTAGCAGCGACTATAACTCCTTTTTCAAATTCATCATTAGATGAGATTTGAGAATTATCAGTTGTAGTAGCTGTATTTCCTAGCTCGAAATCATCTACCACCATT
This sequence is a window from Nicotiana tomentosiformis chromosome 5, ASM39032v3, whole genome shotgun sequence. Protein-coding genes within it:
- the LOC138892862 gene encoding uncharacterized protein gives rise to the protein MVVDDFELGNTATTTDNSQISSNDEFEKGVIVAATHPLYLALEDTIAPNLISGISYATNAHTVWMDLQERFDKVPPLSLFTIPSKDLWDDVEALVPSPDCDCVKSRDFVVYLHKQKLYQFLMGLNDSYSQAHSQILMMKPVPYVNQAYVMLVSDENQRVVAATSGNLGPLPNVHAGYYESTTLHSSKPTGSQKFRKNYNIQCEFYKIKGYTMRTAIRSLAIRLTTSTRRKGEHPPLPGNIAGNAAASSALMNQELPQAPLTLTRDQYDQILQFLNKAFCSSSTANVAGVTDHMVSDLSLLTSFNTVDPPYSKKVTKELQCLVAFYTRFYIFRDLFNGRVNAIGREDKCLYILPSWSLLTINKHTAETSLAATQNEDMFAKRTPTNVDLKLWHKRLGHLSSLVLNKLFSINQESCISVVKDCSVCPYARLTRLPFPSGTNKSAASFDLPHLDIWGPYNTATINDVTFREDIFPFQQFSSHKQSVFLDTSSSVLPHIIEQWYAQYASTGSNQNSTAHDSLVLPHATSSSPSSTISNASSLPAAASPGVKVSQVGSPALWGLVRDKHPPLWMKDFVSLHANQHTPYGLTTYMSYDHLSPHYQSFIASSSSEVEPVSYVEAVKDPRWVAAMKSEIAALEDNHTWDVVTLPTGKKPIGCK